CAGTGGCTCAAATGACTTCTTTTTAAGGAAGTGAACATTGTGCTATTGTTAAAAATGAGAAGCTAAACAGTTCATGTGTGATTGTAGGTGTTTGGAATAGAGTCAATCATGGGCAATGACGACCTGTGGCCACTCCTGCTGGGCTTCACCTTCATCCCTGCTGTGATACAGTGCATTCTGCTGCCTCTCTGCCCCGAGAGCCCCCGCTACCTGCTCATCAACAGGAACAAAGAGGATAAGGCCAAAAGTGGTGAGTCTTGCACAAGAGTTTACACCTCAGAGTGGATATCGTCAGTTAAAACTTCTGTATTCTGgcatgatttttaaatattaaatcgGGTAAATCAGGTATTTTCTTGTGAAGTAAGATGTTACACAaaatcaaaggaaaacaaaacgtCCACAGTTGACCTGTTTCTCCATCTGTTTCAGTGCTGAAGAAGCTCCGTGGAACATTAGACGTGGGTGCTGATATGCAGGAGATGAAGGAGGAGAGCCGGCAGATGAAGAGGGAGAAGAAAGTGACTATCGCAGAGCTTTTTCGCTCACCTCTCTACCGCCAGCCCCTCCTCAttgctgtcactctgcagctCTCCCAGCAGCTGTCGGGCATCAACGCTGTGAGTTTCCAGAGCCAGACATTATAGCACTGAAAAGACATAgcaaacagagacaaacaccATTTTCACTCAAGGGcttgttgtacttttacttaatttgACATTAAAACTCAACACACCTACATTGTCAGTTGTATCAAAAGAACAAACCATctgatgtttgtattttttaggttttttactATTCCACACGAATCTTTGAAAAAGCCGGAGTTGCGCAGCCTGTCTATGCCACCATAGGAGCAGGAGTTGTGAACACAGCTTTCACTGTGGTGTCGGTGAGTAAAATACAAGGTTTTATGAAttgtttattcttgttttttggacatttgtgAGGCAGCAAAACGCAGCTGCTCTTGTGTTCTAACGGTGCACATTTTAGACTCTGTGCAGTCAAACAATCCGTGAACCTCTTTCAATAGATTGATGAAAATTTTAGATTAGTTATTTATTGAAGTTACTTTAAGGTTAGTTTAATATTCTAAGCTGACCTATTTCCTTGTCTTGTGTAGCTGTTTGTCGTCGAACGTGCAGGACGCAGGTCTTTGCACATGCTGGGGCTGCTGGGCATGGCGGGATCTGCCGTTGTGATGACCATTGCCTTGGCTCTGCTGGTAGGTTCATCTTCAACAAACACAAGCTTCAGAATCCCTTAGACAACTTAGATATGCAGTGATTACACTACAAATGCTGGACCTTTCTTGTAGGAGTCACAGAAGTGGATGTCATACTTGAGCATCGTGGCCATTTTTGCCTTCGTGGCATTCTTTGAGATTGGCCCGGGGCCAATTCCCTGGTTCATCGTAGCAGAGCTGTTCTCCCAGGGACCCAGGCCTTCAGCCATCGCAGTAGCTGGTTTGTCCAACTGGACCGCCAACTTCATAGTGGGAATGGGCTTCCAGTATGTAGAGGTGagtttttgtcaaataaataaatctgttttctgCTGGTGTGAGTTTCTTatgtttagtttcttttagTTAAGGTTCAGTTAAataataagataaaataaaccCAGTTAGGTCTGAATAAATGTTTCTCGTCTTGTGTCTCTGCTTCACAGGAGTTGTGTGGCCCCTACGTCTTTATCATCTTCACTGTGCTTCTGCTCATGTTCTTCATCTTCACCTACTTCAAAGTACCAGAGACCAGGGGCCGAACGTTTGACGAGATCGCATCCGGCTTTCGCCACCCGGCTGTTGCGGGTGGAGAAAAGCACTTGCCGGAGGAGCTCAACAGCCTGGGCGCTGATAGTCAGCTCTGAATGTGAGACTGTTTTCAACGTTCTAACAAAGCTCATTCTCGGACTGAGAAGAGTCTACTAAACTAGAAGTAGACAGAAGCATTGGTAGGATTTTTACACTGTCACCACATTTCTGACATCAATACTGAGAGAATGACCGAACAGCcctgtgttttccagcgtggcctcttcacacaaacaaaactgtgatgAGCCAGTATTCGCAGATGTGGAGATGGaagattttgatattttaactgttatcttttaaacaaagaaggaaaatcTGTCAGTCAAAGACCCCTTTTTGTAAAAAGTCACTAAACATATTCCATATATGTGCTTATGTTTGTAGCCTGTTACAATACAAAGAATTGAATATTATCTGGCAAACTGTGCTGTAGTTGTAGAGATCACTGtgcagaaatatttgtttttttttatcatactGTAAAACTGCGTTACTGTagattcagctttatttatataacaccaattcacaacaaagtcatctcaaggcactttacagaatacactcaagactatacagatatgtgtagaaaacccaacaaatctccCTTTAGcaagcagaaccaggctcagggtgggcagccatctgccttcaCCGGTTagggtttgttaaagaaaagaaaagaaaagtagcaACAAGAACCAGTTTTCTAGCACTGGACATGCTGCGCttaactctgtctctctccaccAGAGGGATCCCATCCCTTCCAGAACTGCTATATCGAGATTTCTGTCACAATTAGAATTTTCTCCCGGAAATAATTACGATTAACACTCCCCATATTTTATACTTCTCCTGGACAATGATCAGTCTtttattgttataaaaatactttttacaaaaatgtttttcataaagaCAGAattgtgtcaaaataaaatcaataaatgtattcatcatTCATGTATTTTCACAATATTCCTCTATAGCTGTGCAACTAATGAAACCAGTTCAGGCCTGCGCATCAGATGTCGCTCATGTAGTCAGTGGTTCAAGTCCTGGCCCCCCTACATGTGTTACAAGTGTACGTAGTGCATCatgtgagcaccttgcatggaaGCCACCACCactggtgtgtgaatgggtgaatgagaagcaagattgtaaagcactttgaacgTTGTATTAGCAGACCATTTGTGGAGTGTATGCCAAGCGCTGACCTTGGCAGCGACCCTGAATGAAAAAGATAATCCAAGACATGAAATGCAGTTACATTCAGCTGccacaaaaccaaaaatctATCTCACAAACCAAGTACATTTGTGAGTTTGAAGTGCCTGTCTAAAACAATCAAGCTGCCTTACGTCTTTTAGCTTTATCACTTTGGAgcagttttgcacatttattccACATGATTCAGTGAAAGCTTGTCTGAGTTGACTAGTTTCACATTTAGTATCTCTTGAGTGACTATCACCTGTGCAGCATCCAGAGTCTGGAGAATTGATAGCCAATGATCCTCGCACATAAACAGGTGGAGAAACGTTTCCTCCtttttagcacacacacacatacacacgcacacaagcaTAGACAGAATAATGATATGATGCGGACCAAAATCAATGTTATCCCATGGAAGGTTTTTGTTGTCCTTAAAAGTGCTTTTCGCTCACGTTGGGTCAGACTGCCAGTTTTTAATACACTCCATGTCCATATTGTGTCGTAGGAGGTGGATATTTAATCTGCATTGTGAACTGAATTCTGCAGTATTGTTtaactctctttctctcttttagtTCTGTACTGTATAGCTGGAATAAAAATAGTTAGAACCTCTTCACCTTGCTGTGCAAGTCACCTTGTGTGACTGCTGTATCTCACCACAAACCTTTCTTATAATACATTGTTTGTGTTGTCATCTTTTTAGCAGCACTTTATGATAATTCTTCATTACtgtcactttcacttttgttttccttttgtgttcCTTTGTTTTTGGAGAGAGACTGAAGTACTGCTGATTGATTACTTGATGtttttgaaatggaaaagtgTGGAATTGTATCACTTGTTCATATCTATTGGGCTTGTACAGTATAAAGCACAGTTAgtgcgcgcacgcacacacacacacatttgaacattttattcattccttaattaaattacaattattgtaaatagatttttatagtatatattttttcatatgaTAGGTCACATCAACTGCACTGTAACATCTATGATCTGTGCCTTTTGGCTTTTACCAATCGTCGCCAGCAAAATAATGTAATGGCACCATAAGACACACCTCCCTTCACACAGACGGATTTTTTAATTATATggcaaatgtcaaaataattaatttaatgtacATAGACATAGAAACATGCATCTGCTATGACATTTCATTATTAATGCAGCCTGAAGCCCTTTTTTAATGGCACAGGTTCATTATCTGGTTTATGGTTGATGTAAATATGAAACACTACAGCTACAACTACAAATTTACACAATATTTAACTCTTAAAGATCAATTATTTAGTACTGTAGTGGATTGAATTTTCAAACTTACTTTTACCAAGTGCGTAAGTCTGATAATATGTATaacaattttagatttttttagattttacatgTAACTACTCTGGTAAAAAGATGCCTTCAgtagtctttttattttagtgcaCAGAAAATAATCTTTTACACTGaaacgtttgtgtgtgtggtgttggaATGTGTTGGagcaaatacacattttgttgGATGATATTTTAAATGGTTCTGTGTTCTTGTGTAAACTGTTTAATAGTTGAATAAAGGAAATCGCGGATACAGTTACGTTTGTGTGACGTTTCTTAGATACATTTCTTGCTATAATTCAATTGTTCATTCTTCTTTAggccacttgggggcagcaAAAAACCAGATGTAAACAGCACTGACCCTGTTGGATTTTGTTGAGGGGGCAACCATTGTGACAAGTTATGAATATGAATTGGGTTTGATGACTGATTGGAACGATGTGGACCAGACTTGAATATCGCAGCCTCAATCAGGACCAAATCCTCACACCACAAGAACAATTTCTTTCCCAAATGTAGTTTGTAGACTTACAATTTCCTGTGCTCTTCACTCCTATTATATCTACTATTATACTCGTATTGGACCTTTCAGCACATactgatttaaatttaaaatggtGCCCTTTTGCTGGTTGCTGTCTGGAAATGATGCAGGTGGAAGTGATAAAACTGAACCAAAATTGTAAAGTTGTTTGCCACACAATCAAAACAAGGCCAAAAAGCTTCATACAGCAGGATGCAGGTACAGGTACCTGAACCCTCCTTCTAAGCCGAAGAAGACTGAGAGATGCAGTTGAAAGCACAGACCATCTAAGAACAAGGTTCTAGATATCAACAAATGGGTTTTTATCCATACAAAAATATGACAAACGATATTAACTCTTACTTAAAATGACGAACGGGGAGAACGAATGGGGTGTACCACAGGATCAGTCGTTCGCTTCCCACTCTCTCCTggttacatgttgaagtgtcactgggcaagacactgaacgctAAGTtcctcccggtgggtcaggtgagcccCTTGCGTGAAACCTGCTGCCATCGGTGTGAGAGTGTTATTGGGTTATTtcccatttaccatttactatctACCTAATTTATCTAATAGTCAGGCATTTTAACACAATAGGAGCTGACAAGTTACCAGAAAAAATATAATCTGGTCAAccatttctctctttcctgAACAGCACCCATCAAACTGTCTTCAGTTCTTCTgtatgttacaaaaaaaaaaagacctcacATCTTCCTTTAGCCTGTTACAAAAAAGCTAGGTCACCAGAGGACTCGTTTAATGCGCCACCTCTTTAAATGTCACGACTTATGGCTTATTTTACCACTTTCATGGCTGCTTCTCCTCACAGTGGTGCCACGGAAGACACAATGAGCCCAATCCAAATTCCATGGATGATCTCAAGCTGGATGAGATTAGGATTATTACTGCTTCACTTCAGTCAAATCCTCCAGCTGTCTTAAAAGAGCAAAGGTCTCACTtcatttgtttgcctttttcatATACATCTGTTAAAGTTCACCTCTACCGGCCCCTTATTTCACTCCGATCCGAAGCAGTTCCTCTCGGGAGCAGCAGcttcacacttacacacacacacacctacaaatatatatatatgagtgtAATAATTACCCGTCATCTCTGACCTTTCAGACATAAACTGTCCATAAAAGGCAGAGAAGCATTATTACAAAACACATTCTGAAGTCCTGGTCTGTCCCTGTGaatttgaaacaattttcaAGGTTGCTGACGGCTATAAACTGAATAATGAGATACAGGAGAGGCCCAGACAAATGCaagcatttaaatatgttaGATTTTTTGATTTTGGCCCTGGCACATGAGCGTCTGCAGCCTAGACAGACAGTAAGGCAGCCAGAACCTGCGGGGTGGAGCCCTCAACACTGAGAGCCTGGGTGCAGCATCTATATGTCCCTCCACTGGTATTATAAATATGACCCCACCCAACTCCCTTGGTGGATTAAATCAACCAGTACAAAGGCATATTTGCTGTTAAATATAACTGTGACTTCACTGACGGCATGTGAGAGAGTTGAATCTCTTGAGAGTTGAACCGACATGTGCTACACAAGGTCAGCTGACCCTATTAAAAAGCTAATTTCCAAGGATTAGCCTGAATCTGCACATGGGTAATTGTTGTGACCATAAGAGCCTGTGTTTGATTGCTTCCTTTTTTCCCAGATCCTACGCATATGTACTGCAACACCTCATGCCGGTTCTTTGACAGAAATGAATGTCTGGGattccatttaaaaacattagtcAAAGTGGTTTGAAAATACACCTTGAAATTTGGAACAGATGAGAAGTACACGAAGAAGTTCGGGTGCTGACTAGCAGTCCATCTGCGAGGCAAATCCTGAGAGATGCAGCAAACAAGACGTGGGTGGTGTCGAGCAGCATCTC
This genomic interval from Channa argus isolate prfri chromosome 5, Channa argus male v1.0, whole genome shotgun sequence contains the following:
- the slc2a1b gene encoding solute carrier family 2, facilitated glucose transporter member 1 isoform X2 → MLLANVLAFIAAALMGFSKIASSWEMLILGRFVVGLYSGLSTGFVPMYIGEVSPTSLRGALGTLHQLGIVIGILVAQVFGIESIMGNDDLWPLLLGFTFIPAVIQCILLPLCPESPRYLLINRNKEDKAKSVLKKLRGTLDVGADMQEMKEESRQMKREKKVTIAELFRSPLYRQPLLIAVTLQLSQQLSGINAVFYYSTRIFEKAGVAQPVYATIGAGVVNTAFTVVSLFVVERAGRRSLHMLGLLGMAGSAVVMTIALALLESQKWMSYLSIVAIFAFVAFFEIGPGPIPWFIVAELFSQGPRPSAIAVAGLSNWTANFIVGMGFQYVEELCGPYVFIIFTVLLLMFFIFTYFKVPETRGRTFDEIASGFRHPAVAGGEKHLPEELNSLGADSQL
- the slc2a1b gene encoding solute carrier family 2, facilitated glucose transporter member 1 isoform X1; the encoded protein is MESEKRITFPLLMCVGAAVIGSLQFGYNTGVINAPQKTIEKFINATYVERYNETISKITLTAIWSTSVAIFSVGGIFGSFSVGLFVNRFGRRNSMLLANVLAFIAAALMGFSKIASSWEMLILGRFVVGLYSGLSTGFVPMYIGEVSPTSLRGALGTLHQLGIVIGILVAQVFGIESIMGNDDLWPLLLGFTFIPAVIQCILLPLCPESPRYLLINRNKEDKAKSVLKKLRGTLDVGADMQEMKEESRQMKREKKVTIAELFRSPLYRQPLLIAVTLQLSQQLSGINAVFYYSTRIFEKAGVAQPVYATIGAGVVNTAFTVVSLFVVERAGRRSLHMLGLLGMAGSAVVMTIALALLESQKWMSYLSIVAIFAFVAFFEIGPGPIPWFIVAELFSQGPRPSAIAVAGLSNWTANFIVGMGFQYVEELCGPYVFIIFTVLLLMFFIFTYFKVPETRGRTFDEIASGFRHPAVAGGEKHLPEELNSLGADSQL